The following are from one region of the Theropithecus gelada isolate Dixy chromosome 6, Tgel_1.0, whole genome shotgun sequence genome:
- the ELOVL7 gene encoding elongation of very long chain fatty acids protein 7 isoform X2, translating to MEKLINILYPRVEDWLLMSSPLPQTILLGFYVYFVTSLGPKLMENRKPFELKKVMITYNFLIVLFSVYMCYEFVMSGWGIGYSFRCEIVDYSQSPTALRMARTCWLYYFSKFVELLDTIFFVLRKKNNQVTFLHVFHHTIMPWTWWFGVKFAAGGLGTFHALLNTAVHVVMYSYYGLSALGPAYQKYLWWKKYLTSLQLVQFVIVTIHISQFFFMEDCKYQFPVFACIIMSYSCMFLLLFLHFWYCAYTKGQRLPKTVKNGTCKYKDN from the exons ATGGAAAAGCTCATTAATATTCTAT aTCCAAGAGTTGAAGATTGGCTCCTCATGTCCTCGCCTCTGCCGCAAACCATCCTTCTAGGATTCTACGTCTATTTTGTCACTTCTCTGGGACCAAAGCTCATGGAAAATCGCAAGCCCTTTGAACTCAAGAAAGTGATGATAACGTACAATTTTTTAATAGTACTcttttctgtgtatatgtgttaTGAG TTTGTGATGTCTGGCTGGGGTATAGGTTATTCATTTCGATGTGAAATTGTTGACTATTCACAGTCACCCACAGCTTTGAGG ATGGCACGTACCTGCTGGCTTTATTACTTCTCCAAATTTGTTGAGCTATTAGATACG atcTTTTTTGTTCTGCGCAAGAAAAATAACCAAGTGACTTTCCTTCATGTATTCCATCATACCATCATGCCGTGGACCTGGTGGTTTGGAGTCAAATTTGCTGCAG gtGGTTTGGGAACATTCCATGCCCTTCTAAATACAGCTGTACATGTAGTCATGTATTCCTACTACGGACTCTCTGCACTGGGACCAGCCTACCAGAAGTATCTGtggtggaaaaaatatttgacatcaTTACAGCTT gtCCAGTTTGTTATTGTCACCATCCACATAAGCCAGTTCTTTTTCATGGAGGATTGCAAGTATCAGTTTCCAGTCTTTGCGTGCATCATAATGAGTTACAGTTGCATGTTTCTGCTGCTCTTTCTCCATTTTTGGTACTGTGCTTACACCAAAGGTCAGAGGTTGcccaaaactgtgaaaaatggAACTTGCAAATACAAAGATAACTGA
- the ELOVL7 gene encoding elongation of very long chain fatty acids protein 7 isoform X3 — protein MSGWGIGYSFRCEIVDYSQSPTALRMARTCWLYYFSKFVELLDTIFFVLRKKNNQVTFLHVFHHTIMPWTWWFGVKFAAGGLGTFHALLNTAVHVVMYSYYGLSALGPAYQKYLWWKKYLTSLQLVQFVIVTIHISQFFFMEDCKYQFPVFACIIMSYSCMFLLLFLHFWYCAYTKGQRLPKTVKNGTCKYKDN, from the exons ATGTCTGGCTGGGGTATAGGTTATTCATTTCGATGTGAAATTGTTGACTATTCACAGTCACCCACAGCTTTGAGG ATGGCACGTACCTGCTGGCTTTATTACTTCTCCAAATTTGTTGAGCTATTAGATACG atcTTTTTTGTTCTGCGCAAGAAAAATAACCAAGTGACTTTCCTTCATGTATTCCATCATACCATCATGCCGTGGACCTGGTGGTTTGGAGTCAAATTTGCTGCAG gtGGTTTGGGAACATTCCATGCCCTTCTAAATACAGCTGTACATGTAGTCATGTATTCCTACTACGGACTCTCTGCACTGGGACCAGCCTACCAGAAGTATCTGtggtggaaaaaatatttgacatcaTTACAGCTT gtCCAGTTTGTTATTGTCACCATCCACATAAGCCAGTTCTTTTTCATGGAGGATTGCAAGTATCAGTTTCCAGTCTTTGCGTGCATCATAATGAGTTACAGTTGCATGTTTCTGCTGCTCTTTCTCCATTTTTGGTACTGTGCTTACACCAAAGGTCAGAGGTTGcccaaaactgtgaaaaatggAACTTGCAAATACAAAGATAACTGA
- the ELOVL7 gene encoding elongation of very long chain fatty acids protein 7 isoform X1 — protein MAFSDLTSRTVHLYDNWIKDADPRVEDWLLMSSPLPQTILLGFYVYFVTSLGPKLMENRKPFELKKVMITYNFLIVLFSVYMCYEFVMSGWGIGYSFRCEIVDYSQSPTALRMARTCWLYYFSKFVELLDTIFFVLRKKNNQVTFLHVFHHTIMPWTWWFGVKFAAGGLGTFHALLNTAVHVVMYSYYGLSALGPAYQKYLWWKKYLTSLQLVQFVIVTIHISQFFFMEDCKYQFPVFACIIMSYSCMFLLLFLHFWYCAYTKGQRLPKTVKNGTCKYKDN, from the exons ATGGCCTTCAGTGATCTTACATCGAGGACTGTGCATCTTTATGATAATTGGATCAAAGATGCTG aTCCAAGAGTTGAAGATTGGCTCCTCATGTCCTCGCCTCTGCCGCAAACCATCCTTCTAGGATTCTACGTCTATTTTGTCACTTCTCTGGGACCAAAGCTCATGGAAAATCGCAAGCCCTTTGAACTCAAGAAAGTGATGATAACGTACAATTTTTTAATAGTACTcttttctgtgtatatgtgttaTGAG TTTGTGATGTCTGGCTGGGGTATAGGTTATTCATTTCGATGTGAAATTGTTGACTATTCACAGTCACCCACAGCTTTGAGG ATGGCACGTACCTGCTGGCTTTATTACTTCTCCAAATTTGTTGAGCTATTAGATACG atcTTTTTTGTTCTGCGCAAGAAAAATAACCAAGTGACTTTCCTTCATGTATTCCATCATACCATCATGCCGTGGACCTGGTGGTTTGGAGTCAAATTTGCTGCAG gtGGTTTGGGAACATTCCATGCCCTTCTAAATACAGCTGTACATGTAGTCATGTATTCCTACTACGGACTCTCTGCACTGGGACCAGCCTACCAGAAGTATCTGtggtggaaaaaatatttgacatcaTTACAGCTT gtCCAGTTTGTTATTGTCACCATCCACATAAGCCAGTTCTTTTTCATGGAGGATTGCAAGTATCAGTTTCCAGTCTTTGCGTGCATCATAATGAGTTACAGTTGCATGTTTCTGCTGCTCTTTCTCCATTTTTGGTACTGTGCTTACACCAAAGGTCAGAGGTTGcccaaaactgtgaaaaatggAACTTGCAAATACAAAGATAACTGA